In a single window of the Bradyrhizobium erythrophlei genome:
- a CDS encoding acyl-CoA synthetase yields MLTEASNYDDLYRNFRWEIPARFNIATACCDRHADGSGRLALIYVDEDGGGARTSFDDISEMSRRFANVLKADGLARGDRVAVFLSQSLELPIVHMAAFRAALVSIPLFALFGEDALEFRLSNSGARAIVTDETGWEKLAKIRDRLPDLRNVYLIGDGTHAGTRSFWPSLRSASAEFATVDTAADDPAMIIYTSGTTGNPKGALHGHRVVLGHLPNVEMCHDFLPKPGDLMWTPADWAWIGGLINALLGGWYHGVPIVGHRARKFEAQAAMQMMADHGIRNVFLPPTALKLMRQAGVSHAGVRLRSIFTGGESLGGELLDWVRATFGIDAHEVYGQTECNLVVGSNAKLFPIRPGSMGKATPGFDVRIVDAEGNELPRGKRGIIGVRQPNPCTMIEYWKNPEATAKKYAGEFLLTGDLGVQDDDGYFWYVSREDDVITTAGYRVGPSEIEHTLMKHPAVAMSAVVGIPDPIRTEAIKAWIVLRPGFAPTDALAREIQDFVKVQLAAHEYPRFVQFVETLPMTATGKVLRRELRALG; encoded by the coding sequence ATGCTCACCGAAGCCTCCAATTACGACGATCTCTATCGCAACTTCCGCTGGGAGATTCCGGCGCGGTTCAACATCGCGACCGCGTGCTGCGATCGCCATGCCGACGGCTCGGGCCGGCTGGCGCTGATCTATGTCGATGAGGACGGCGGCGGTGCGCGCACCTCGTTCGACGACATCAGCGAGATGTCGCGCCGTTTTGCCAATGTGCTGAAAGCCGACGGCCTTGCGCGGGGCGACCGCGTCGCGGTGTTCCTGTCGCAGTCGCTGGAACTGCCCATTGTGCACATGGCGGCGTTCCGTGCCGCGTTGGTGTCGATTCCGCTGTTTGCGCTGTTCGGCGAGGATGCGCTGGAGTTTCGTCTGTCGAATTCGGGCGCGAGGGCCATCGTCACCGACGAGACGGGATGGGAGAAGCTTGCAAAAATCCGCGACCGGCTTCCGGATCTTCGCAACGTATACCTCATTGGCGATGGCACTCATGCCGGCACCAGGTCGTTCTGGCCGTCGCTCAGGTCGGCGTCGGCGGAATTTGCGACCGTCGATACCGCGGCCGACGATCCCGCGATGATCATTTACACCTCGGGTACGACGGGCAATCCCAAGGGCGCGCTGCACGGCCATCGCGTGGTGCTCGGCCATCTGCCGAATGTCGAGATGTGCCATGATTTCCTGCCCAAGCCCGGCGACCTGATGTGGACGCCGGCCGACTGGGCCTGGATCGGCGGCCTGATCAACGCGCTGCTCGGCGGCTGGTATCATGGCGTGCCGATCGTCGGCCACCGCGCGCGAAAATTCGAGGCGCAGGCGGCGATGCAGATGATGGCCGACCACGGCATACGCAACGTGTTCCTGCCGCCGACGGCCTTGAAATTGATGCGGCAGGCCGGCGTCAGCCACGCCGGCGTCAGGCTGCGCAGCATCTTCACCGGGGGAGAGTCACTGGGCGGTGAATTGCTGGACTGGGTGCGCGCGACCTTCGGCATCGATGCCCACGAAGTCTACGGCCAGACCGAGTGCAATCTCGTGGTCGGCAGCAACGCAAAACTGTTTCCGATCCGCCCGGGCTCGATGGGCAAGGCGACGCCCGGCTTCGACGTGCGCATCGTCGACGCGGAGGGCAACGAACTGCCGCGCGGAAAACGCGGCATCATCGGCGTGCGCCAGCCCAATCCCTGCACCATGATCGAATACTGGAAAAATCCGGAAGCGACCGCAAAAAAATACGCCGGGGAATTCCTGCTCACCGGCGATCTCGGCGTGCAGGACGACGACGGCTATTTCTGGTATGTCAGCCGCGAGGATGACGTGATTACCACCGCCGGTTATCGCGTCGGGCCGTCGGAAATCGAGCACACGCTGATGAAGCATCCGGCGGTGGCGATGTCGGCGGTGGTCGGAATTCCCGATCCGATCCGCACCGAAGCGATCAAGGCGTGGATCGTGCTGCGGCCGGGCTTTGCGCCTACTGATGCGCTGGCGCGCGAGATCCAGGATTTTGTGAAAGTGCAACTCGCCGCGCATGAATATCCACGCTTCGTGCAGTTCGTGGAAACGTTGCCGATGACGGCGACCGGCAAAGTACTGCGGCGGGAGTTGCGGGCGCTGGGGTAG
- a CDS encoding integrase core domain-containing protein: MEERIRMFLEYESGNWSVSEVCRRYGICRDTFYEWRKRKESGDPAWFQDRSHAPLQCWQTTNGAIAEKVIAARRRFPYLGPRKLLAVLDRDAPEIAWPAASTIGDILKRAGLVSPVKRRRRPLDQRRPCTPVTSANDEWSTDFKGWFRTRDQRRIDPLTVADSHSRFLIELRIVAPTIEGVRPCFERAFREHGLPLAIRCDNGSPFGSRGPGGLTRLSAWWMKLGITPHFIHPASPQENGRHERMHRTLKAQTSVPPASNAPEQQARFDMFRKHYNEERPHEALDQRPPAEFYSRSPRTMPPRAEDPWYDADHQVRRVRGNGEIKWKGEFVFIGEALVDELVGVAELQTGDHIVRFCDLDIGLIDRRGLFTRFAPLRERLRDPGEQAAQPKLSGIMPVQSVDNHAG; the protein is encoded by the coding sequence ATGGAAGAGCGTATTCGGATGTTTTTGGAGTACGAGAGCGGGAACTGGAGCGTATCGGAGGTGTGCCGGCGCTACGGGATTTGCCGCGACACGTTTTACGAATGGCGCAAGCGGAAAGAGAGCGGCGATCCGGCCTGGTTTCAGGACCGCTCGCATGCGCCCTTGCAGTGTTGGCAGACCACGAACGGTGCGATTGCAGAGAAGGTGATCGCGGCGCGGCGGCGATTTCCGTATCTGGGGCCGCGCAAGCTGTTGGCGGTGCTTGATCGGGATGCCCCCGAGATCGCCTGGCCTGCCGCCTCGACGATCGGGGACATTCTCAAGCGCGCAGGCTTGGTCTCGCCGGTGAAGCGGCGCCGTCGCCCGCTCGACCAGCGGCGGCCCTGCACGCCGGTGACGAGCGCCAATGATGAGTGGAGTACGGACTTCAAGGGCTGGTTTCGCACCCGCGACCAGCGGCGGATCGATCCCTTGACGGTAGCAGACAGTCACAGCCGTTTTCTGATCGAACTCCGCATTGTCGCCCCCACTATTGAGGGCGTTCGCCCCTGTTTTGAACGGGCTTTCCGTGAGCATGGCCTGCCGCTTGCGATCCGCTGCGACAATGGTTCGCCGTTCGGCTCGCGTGGCCCGGGCGGTCTCACCCGGCTGTCGGCCTGGTGGATGAAGCTCGGCATCACACCGCACTTCATCCATCCCGCCTCGCCGCAGGAGAATGGCCGACACGAGCGCATGCACCGCACGCTGAAGGCACAGACCTCGGTCCCGCCAGCCAGCAACGCACCCGAGCAGCAGGCCCGCTTTGACATGTTCCGAAAGCATTACAACGAGGAACGTCCGCACGAAGCGCTGGACCAACGGCCGCCGGCAGAGTTCTACAGCCGCTCCCCGCGCACCATGCCGCCGCGCGCGGAAGATCCCTGGTACGACGCCGATCATCAGGTCCGTCGCGTCCGCGGCAACGGCGAGATCAAATGGAAAGGCGAGTTTGTATTCATCGGTGAAGCGCTGGTGGATGAACTTGTTGGCGTTGCTGAGCTCCAGACCGGTGACCACATCGTGCGCTTCTGCGATCTGGACATCGGCCTCATCGATCGCCGCGGCCTGTTCACCCGGTTCGCTCCGCTTCGTGAGCGGCTCCGCGACCCGGGTGAACAGGCCGCTCAACCCAAACTGTCGGGGATCATGCCGGTCCAAAGTGTCGACAATCATGCCGGTTGA
- a CDS encoding SRPBCC family protein, whose protein sequence is MNLEHFKPATVYTIYIAATPEKVWQALTTAEFSRKYFSGLAVEAELKVGGAFVVRAPDGSVHIDGRVIECVAPRKLTITWNVNWPNLLEKLGLTLVTYDIEPAGDAVRLTMTEAHDRPISDDILSGGRAGWPAILSSLKSLLETGEPLVIKMEPPQRMLAALKAMGIATP, encoded by the coding sequence ATGAATCTCGAGCACTTCAAGCCGGCCACCGTCTATACCATCTACATTGCCGCCACGCCGGAGAAAGTCTGGCAGGCGCTGACCACGGCGGAGTTCTCCCGAAAATACTTTTCCGGCCTCGCGGTGGAGGCCGAGCTGAAAGTCGGCGGCGCGTTCGTGGTCCGCGCGCCCGACGGTTCGGTTCACATCGACGGCAGGGTGATCGAATGCGTTGCCCCGCGCAAGCTCACCATCACCTGGAACGTCAACTGGCCCAATCTGCTCGAGAAGCTCGGCCTCACGCTCGTGACTTATGACATCGAGCCTGCCGGCGATGCCGTACGGCTGACGATGACCGAGGCCCACGATCGGCCGATCAGCGACGACATCCTCTCCGGTGGCCGAGCGGGCTGGCCCGCGATCCTGTCGAGCCTGAAGAGCCTGCTGGAGACTGGCGAACCGCTCGTGATCAAGATGGAGCCGCCGCAGCGGATGCTGGCGGCGCTGAAGGCGATGGGGATCGCGACGCCGTAG
- a CDS encoding SRPBCC family protein has product MPRPEFIYVTYIETTPEKLWEALTSSDFTKRYWWDTRVVSDWKVGSPFSLVLNGRTTDVGEVLEAERPRRLSYTFRHILNEAARNERPSRVTFVLEPHGKLVKLTLTHEDFAEDSVVIDGISKGWPAIMSSLKSLLESGEALVIPLDALFIDELEEAYRS; this is encoded by the coding sequence GTGCCTAGGCCCGAATTCATCTACGTCACCTATATCGAGACCACGCCGGAGAAATTGTGGGAGGCGCTGACCTCGAGCGATTTCACCAAGCGCTATTGGTGGGACACCCGCGTGGTCTCGGACTGGAAGGTCGGCTCGCCGTTCTCGCTGGTGCTGAACGGCAGGACCACTGACGTCGGCGAGGTCCTCGAAGCCGAGCGGCCGCGGCGGCTATCTTACACCTTCCGCCATATCCTCAACGAAGCGGCCCGGAACGAGCGGCCCTCGCGCGTCACCTTCGTGCTCGAGCCGCACGGCAAGCTGGTCAAGCTGACGCTGACACATGAAGACTTCGCGGAAGACAGCGTGGTGATCGACGGCATCTCGAAGGGATGGCCGGCGATCATGTCCAGCCTGAAGAGCCTGCTGGAATCCGGCGAGGCGCTTGTCATCCCGCTCGACGCGCTGTTCATCGACGAGCTTGAAGAGGCCTATCGATCATGA
- a CDS encoding SRPBCC family protein, with protein MNKPEFVYTTYIETSVEKLWQALTDGDFTERYWFGHRCASDWKVGSEYRFSKQGHPTIQGKVLVVDPPKRLAYSWDSCSPEAQRERTSRVTFDLEPRGKVIKLTVTHDELDERGVTLRNISGGWPMVLASLKSLLETGRVLDIDPPPVAKETACA; from the coding sequence ATGAATAAGCCGGAATTCGTCTACACCACCTACATCGAAACCTCGGTCGAAAAACTCTGGCAGGCCCTGACCGACGGCGATTTCACCGAGCGCTACTGGTTCGGCCACCGCTGCGCCTCGGACTGGAAAGTCGGCTCGGAGTATCGTTTCTCCAAGCAAGGCCATCCGACCATCCAGGGCAAGGTCCTCGTCGTCGACCCGCCAAAGCGGCTGGCCTATTCCTGGGACTCCTGTTCACCCGAGGCACAGCGCGAACGCACATCCCGCGTCACCTTCGATCTGGAACCGCGCGGCAAGGTCATCAAGCTGACCGTGACGCATGATGAACTCGATGAACGCGGCGTCACCTTGCGCAACATCTCCGGCGGATGGCCGATGGTGCTGGCGAGCCTGAAGAGCCTGCTGGAAACCGGACGGGTCCTCGATATCGATCCGCCACCGGTGGCGAAGGAAACCGCCTGTGCCTAG
- a CDS encoding ArsR/SmtB family transcription factor, which yields MDEVFKALSDASRRSLLDRLHDKNGQTLNDLCDGLAMTRQAVTKHLAILEAANLVTTFRHGREKLHYLNPVPIHQIGERWIRKFERGKLVALHELKRQLEKRDE from the coding sequence ATGGATGAGGTCTTCAAAGCGCTGTCCGATGCTTCGAGACGGTCGCTGCTGGACAGGCTTCACGACAAAAACGGACAGACCCTGAACGATCTCTGCGACGGGCTTGCCATGACGCGGCAGGCCGTGACCAAGCACCTTGCGATTCTCGAGGCCGCCAACCTCGTCACCACCTTCAGGCACGGCCGCGAGAAGCTGCATTATCTAAACCCGGTGCCGATCCATCAGATCGGCGAGCGGTGGATCAGGAAATTCGAGCGCGGCAAGCTTGTCGCGCTCCACGAATTGAAACGCCAACTGGAGAAGCGCGATGAATAA
- a CDS encoding LVIVD repeat-containing protein, with amino-acid sequence MTGHVKLATYLCLSFIISFITSGGGASAQQQVIGAPPEASNMKLVGTNDLQARSAYQPTIHHQGDRWIAYIGHHGGTDDIPDPVNPMTGKAEPNGTSIVDVTDPAHPKYLHHIPGQEGKYEGGGAQMVRVCDGKTLPKGDPNAVYMLRTFGSEAHEIWNVADPANPVLITRLGGLKDTHKSWWECDTGIAFLVSGAPDWRTRRMTQVYDLSDPAHPQKIRDFGLPGQEPGSTGAVPTELHGMISTGPKDNRIYFGYGTDKGGFLQIVDRDKLLNGPKEPTPDNLRFPEISRMPMSAFNGAHTTFPMPGMPIAEFAKDKDGKTRDIVMIVDEAILNECGEPRQMVWFADVTVENRPMMISSYTVPEASGSFCERGGRFGSHSSNESMAPVFYKKMAFIAFFNAGVRALDIRDPYHPKEVGYFIPSITAATDKRCVPVDGKDRCKVAIQTNNVETDERGYIYIVDRANTGLHILQLSGPARSVAGLP; translated from the coding sequence ATGACCGGTCATGTCAAACTGGCAACGTATCTCTGTCTCTCCTTCATCATATCGTTCATCACCTCCGGCGGCGGCGCTTCTGCGCAGCAGCAAGTGATCGGGGCGCCGCCCGAAGCCTCCAACATGAAACTGGTCGGGACCAACGACCTGCAGGCGCGCAGCGCCTATCAGCCGACGATTCATCATCAGGGCGATCGCTGGATCGCCTATATCGGTCACCACGGCGGGACCGACGATATTCCGGATCCGGTCAATCCGATGACCGGAAAGGCCGAGCCGAACGGCACCTCGATCGTCGATGTCACCGATCCCGCGCATCCGAAATATCTCCATCACATTCCCGGTCAGGAAGGAAAGTACGAGGGCGGCGGCGCGCAGATGGTGCGCGTCTGCGACGGCAAGACGCTGCCCAAGGGCGATCCCAACGCGGTTTACATGCTGCGCACCTTCGGCAGCGAAGCCCATGAAATCTGGAACGTCGCCGATCCCGCCAATCCGGTGCTGATCACCCGGCTCGGCGGGCTGAAGGATACCCACAAGAGCTGGTGGGAATGCGACACCGGCATTGCCTTTCTGGTGTCGGGCGCGCCGGACTGGCGCACCCGCCGCATGACCCAGGTCTACGACCTCAGCGATCCCGCCCATCCCCAGAAGATCAGGGATTTCGGCCTTCCCGGCCAGGAGCCGGGCTCGACCGGCGCGGTGCCCACCGAATTGCACGGGATGATCTCGACCGGTCCGAAGGACAACCGGATCTACTTCGGCTACGGCACCGACAAGGGCGGTTTCCTGCAGATCGTCGACCGCGACAAGCTGCTCAACGGCCCGAAGGAGCCGACGCCGGATAATCTTCGCTTTCCGGAAATCTCGAGGATGCCGATGTCCGCCTTCAACGGCGCCCACACCACGTTTCCCATGCCGGGAATGCCGATTGCCGAGTTCGCCAAGGACAAGGACGGCAAGACCCGCGACATCGTGATGATCGTCGATGAGGCGATCCTCAATGAATGCGGCGAGCCGCGGCAGATGGTGTGGTTCGCCGACGTCACGGTCGAGAATCGCCCGATGATGATTTCGAGCTACACCGTGCCGGAAGCCAGCGGATCGTTCTGCGAACGCGGCGGACGCTTCGGCTCGCATTCGTCGAACGAGAGCATGGCGCCGGTGTTCTACAAGAAGATGGCGTTCATCGCCTTCTTCAATGCCGGCGTTCGCGCGCTCGACATCCGCGATCCCTATCACCCGAAGGAAGTCGGCTATTTCATCCCCTCGATTACTGCTGCGACCGACAAGCGCTGCGTGCCGGTCGACGGCAAGGACCGCTGCAAGGTCGCGATCCAGACCAACAATGTGGAGACCGATGAGCGCGGCTATATCTACATCGTCGATCGCGCCAACACCGGCCTGCATATTCTGCAGCTGAGCGGCCCGGCGCGCAGTGTGGCCGGACTGCCGTGA
- a CDS encoding DHA2 family efflux MFS transporter permease subunit: MADAPANAPRPINRPAVTLCVILAVVMQALDTTIANVALPYMQGSVSASADQINWVLTSYIVAAAIMTPPSGFLANRFGRKRVLMAAVVGFVMASVLCGIAQSLVQIVAFRLLQGFFGAALVPLGQSVLLDIYTVEERGSAMAVFGVSVMVGPVLGPVIGGWLTDHYSWRWVFYINVPLGVLAFAGISFFLRETKTSAAAKLDWLGFGSLSLAIAAMQVFLDRGAQLDWFSSVEILIEAVVCASALYIFLVHTFTAKNSFVNPRLFLDRNFSVGVLFIFIVGITYLASLALLTPYLQTLMGYPVVTAGIVMGPRGLGTMVCMFLVGRLIGRIDIRLLLMTGLLLTAWAMYDMTGWNPNVSQWTIAVTGFIQGAGLGFLFVPLTTVTFATLAPEQRADGTGLYNLSRNVGSSVGISVVSYLLTRNNQVNHATIASHVTAVNHAFNNSTVLQTWSPWTASGRAALDQVIQTQASIISYIDDFKLMMILSLAAIPLVLLLRRAATPDENDHAMVME, from the coding sequence ATGGCGGATGCCCCTGCAAATGCGCCGCGGCCGATCAACCGGCCCGCGGTTACACTGTGTGTCATCCTCGCCGTTGTCATGCAGGCGCTGGATACGACGATCGCCAATGTCGCGCTTCCCTATATGCAGGGCAGCGTGTCGGCGAGCGCGGATCAGATCAACTGGGTGCTGACCTCCTATATCGTGGCCGCGGCCATCATGACCCCGCCATCGGGGTTTCTTGCAAACAGGTTCGGCCGCAAGCGCGTCCTGATGGCGGCCGTCGTCGGTTTCGTGATGGCATCCGTGCTGTGCGGCATTGCGCAGTCGCTGGTCCAGATCGTGGCTTTCCGATTGCTGCAAGGATTCTTCGGCGCAGCGCTTGTTCCGCTTGGCCAGTCTGTTCTGCTCGACATCTACACGGTGGAAGAACGCGGGTCCGCCATGGCCGTGTTCGGCGTATCGGTGATGGTGGGGCCCGTGCTGGGGCCGGTGATCGGCGGCTGGCTGACCGACCACTACAGCTGGCGATGGGTATTCTATATCAACGTGCCCCTGGGAGTGCTCGCATTCGCGGGCATATCGTTCTTTCTGAGGGAGACGAAGACCAGCGCGGCGGCGAAGCTCGACTGGCTCGGATTCGGCAGCCTGAGCCTCGCTATTGCCGCCATGCAGGTGTTTCTGGACCGGGGTGCGCAACTTGACTGGTTCTCCTCCGTCGAAATTCTGATCGAGGCGGTCGTCTGCGCATCGGCACTTTATATCTTTCTCGTCCACACCTTTACGGCGAAAAATTCCTTCGTAAATCCCAGACTGTTTCTCGATCGAAATTTCTCGGTCGGGGTGCTGTTCATCTTCATCGTCGGGATAACCTATCTGGCATCCCTGGCGTTGTTGACGCCCTATCTGCAGACGCTGATGGGTTATCCCGTGGTGACCGCAGGGATCGTCATGGGCCCACGCGGTCTGGGCACCATGGTCTGCATGTTCCTGGTCGGGCGCCTGATCGGACGGATCGATATCAGGCTGCTGCTCATGACCGGCCTGCTGCTGACCGCCTGGGCCATGTACGACATGACCGGATGGAATCCGAACGTCTCGCAGTGGACGATCGCGGTAACCGGATTCATCCAAGGAGCAGGACTTGGATTCCTGTTCGTCCCGCTCACGACCGTGACGTTCGCGACGCTCGCACCCGAACAGCGCGCCGACGGTACCGGTCTCTACAACCTGTCGCGGAACGTCGGCTCCAGCGTAGGAATATCGGTGGTCTCCTATCTCTTGACAAGAAACAACCAGGTCAATCACGCGACCATCGCCAGCCATGTCACAGCTGTCAATCACGCGTTCAACAACAGCACGGTGCTGCAAACATGGAGCCCGTGGACCGCGAGCGGACGCGCAGCACTCGATCAGGTCATACAAACGCAGGCTTCAATCATCAGCTACATCGATGATTTCAAATTGATGATGATCCTTTCGCTTGCCGCCATTCCCCTCGTCCTGCTGCTGCGGCGCGCCGCAACGCCTGACGAAAACGACCATGCGATGGTGATGGAATGA